In Capsicum annuum cultivar UCD-10X-F1 chromosome 11, UCD10Xv1.1, whole genome shotgun sequence, one genomic interval encodes:
- the LOC107847305 gene encoding defensin-like protein 296 — translation MASDKISCRTSGDCPIDYTKCKVGIQICTGGTCTCGEHEDGLASSKITSCKSNEDCPIDLTKCKIGVPICVGGKCRCGEHKDALANDHFSCQISSDCEGHQKCVVGYPLCADGICICSD, via the exons ATGGCAAGTGATAAGATCTCATGTAGGACTTCAGGAGATTGTCCTATTGATTATACAAAATGCAAAGTTGGGATTCAAATTTGTACCGGAGGGACATGCACCTGTGGTGAACATGAAG ATGGGCTGGCAAGTTCCAAAATAACCTCATGTAAGAGTAACGAAGATTGTCCCATTGATCTTACCAAATGCAAAATTGGGGTTCCAATTTGTGTTGGAGGGAAATGCAGATGTGGTGAACATAAAG ATGCATTGGCAAATGATCACTTCTCATGCCAGATATCATCAGATTGTGAAGGTCATCAGAAATGTGTTGTTGGGTATCCACTTTGTGCTGATGGAATATGCATTTGTAGTGATTAA